The following proteins are co-located in the Spirosoma montaniterrae genome:
- a CDS encoding 3-deoxy-D-manno-octulosonic acid transferase has translation MFSALYNTGIYGYQFLLRLAAPFKPKARLWVDGRHDWANRLAQQLDGNVQPIAWFHAASLGEFEQGRPVIEAFRVQYPTYKILLTFFSPSGYEVRKTYDGADCVCYLPADTPANARQFVQLVKPQIAFFIKYEFWHNYLRELKAAHIPVVCFSASFRPNQLFFKSYGVGPAHRFYRNMLHCFDHILVQNQQSADLLRSIGITNVTLAGDTRFDRVAETARNKRPIPAAEAFKAGQPLLVVGSAWPRDIDVLIPFLNHFEQPLKVIIAPHEINDAQIERWRGQLTGGSVRYSVLNDRMIELLNETTASHIQSFNHSITQYLLIDNIGLLASLYQYGDFAYIGGAFGEGLHNILEPATFGVPVFFGPEISDFPEATELIQAGGAFSIGSTAEFEKAFRQQYADSSVAAQASHAYVQRNIGATERVMEVVRDIFKRRANRGLRRDR, from the coding sequence TTGTTTTCGGCACTGTATAATACTGGTATTTACGGGTATCAGTTTCTGCTTCGGCTGGCGGCCCCGTTCAAGCCCAAAGCCCGGTTGTGGGTCGATGGTCGGCACGACTGGGCCAATCGACTGGCGCAGCAACTGGACGGCAATGTGCAGCCCATTGCCTGGTTTCATGCCGCTTCGCTGGGCGAGTTCGAGCAGGGCCGACCTGTCATTGAAGCATTTCGGGTACAGTATCCTACTTACAAAATTCTGCTGACTTTTTTTTCGCCATCAGGCTATGAAGTCCGCAAGACCTACGACGGGGCCGACTGTGTTTGTTATTTACCCGCCGATACGCCCGCCAATGCCCGGCAATTCGTGCAGTTGGTGAAGCCGCAGATTGCCTTTTTCATTAAGTACGAGTTCTGGCACAATTACCTGCGGGAGTTGAAAGCCGCCCACATTCCCGTAGTTTGCTTTTCGGCCAGTTTTCGCCCTAATCAACTGTTTTTCAAATCATACGGAGTCGGACCGGCGCACCGATTCTACCGAAACATGCTTCATTGCTTCGATCACATCCTGGTGCAGAACCAACAGTCTGCCGATTTGCTGCGGAGCATTGGTATTACCAACGTGACATTGGCGGGCGACACGCGTTTTGACCGGGTTGCCGAAACTGCCCGCAACAAACGCCCGATTCCCGCTGCGGAAGCCTTCAAAGCCGGTCAGCCATTGCTGGTAGTTGGCAGCGCGTGGCCCCGCGACATCGACGTGCTGATTCCATTTCTGAACCATTTCGAGCAACCGCTCAAAGTTATAATTGCCCCACATGAAATCAACGACGCCCAAATCGAACGCTGGCGCGGGCAGTTGACCGGCGGGTCGGTGCGGTACTCTGTGTTGAATGATAGAATGATTGAATTATTGAATGAGACCACAGCATCACACATTCAATCATTCAATCATTCTATCACTCAATATCTCTTGATCGACAACATCGGCTTGCTGGCTTCGCTCTATCAATATGGCGATTTTGCTTACATCGGCGGGGCATTTGGCGAGGGACTACACAACATTCTGGAACCGGCTACCTTTGGCGTACCTGTTTTCTTTGGCCCCGAAATTAGCGACTTTCCCGAAGCAACGGAGTTGATACAGGCGGGTGGTGCTTTTTCCATTGGCAGCACCGCAGAATTTGAAAAAGCCTTCCGGCAGCAATACGCCGACTCGTCGGTAGCGGCCCAGGCCAGCCACGCTTATGTGCAACGGAACATTGGCGCAACCGAGCGGGTTATGGAAGTTGTCAGAGATATTTTTAAACGCAGAGCAAATAGAGGTTTACGCAGAGACCGCTGA
- a CDS encoding phosphoribosylpyrophosphate synthetase gives MKTYETVTEALEDLRQQGFTLDYNLKNDCLKCQQSSIELHPDDFDIVDTYRFEGMTDPGDSTVIYVIEAHNGDRGTLIDAYGPYADAITPEMAEKLTMRPDK, from the coding sequence ATGAAAACCTACGAGACCGTCACAGAAGCACTCGAAGACCTGCGCCAACAGGGCTTTACACTCGATTACAACCTGAAAAATGATTGCCTGAAGTGCCAGCAGAGCTCCATCGAGCTACACCCCGACGACTTCGATATTGTAGATACCTATCGCTTCGAAGGCATGACCGACCCCGGCGATTCGACGGTAATCTACGTTATTGAAGCGCATAACGGGGACCGGGGCACGCTGATCGATGCTTATGGTCCATACGCCGACGCTATCACGCCTGAAATGGCCGAAAAATTAACGATGCGCCCAGACAAATGA
- the ytxJ gene encoding bacillithiol system redox-active protein YtxJ, producing MNWNKLTSEAQLDAIKEESARHPVLIFKHSTTCSISAMALSRMERNWSEQLGVKPYYLDLLANRPISNKIEQEFGVEHESPQVLLIKNGSCIYDASHMAISFTGLQQAV from the coding sequence ATGAATTGGAATAAACTAACGAGCGAAGCACAACTCGACGCTATAAAGGAAGAATCGGCACGTCATCCCGTACTTATTTTCAAACACAGTACAACCTGCTCGATCAGTGCGATGGCTCTCAGCCGCATGGAGCGCAACTGGAGTGAGCAATTGGGTGTGAAGCCGTACTATCTCGACTTGCTTGCTAATCGACCTATTTCTAATAAAATCGAGCAGGAGTTTGGCGTAGAACACGAGTCTCCGCAGGTATTGCTCATTAAAAATGGGTCGTGCATTTACGACGCTTCGCACATGGCGATTTCGTTTACCGGGTTGCAGCAGGCGGTGTAA
- the folB gene encoding dihydroneopterin aldolase — protein sequence MGTIALEGLEFFSYHGFYDEEQKIGNKYAVDIVVTADFSEAARRDRLSATVNYEDIYRITAGVMQQPARLLEHIAHRIIEEIRAKYPDLEAVEVSVSKFNPPIGGVCHRAKITLKE from the coding sequence ATGGGAACGATTGCCTTAGAAGGTCTCGAATTTTTTTCTTACCACGGCTTTTACGACGAAGAACAGAAAATTGGCAATAAGTATGCCGTTGATATTGTTGTGACCGCTGATTTTTCGGAAGCGGCCCGGCGCGACCGTCTGAGTGCAACCGTCAACTATGAAGACATCTACCGAATCACGGCGGGCGTGATGCAGCAACCCGCCCGCCTGCTGGAACACATTGCCCACCGCATCATCGAAGAAATCAGAGCAAAATACCCTGACTTAGAGGCTGTTGAAGTAAGCGTCTCTAAGTTCAACCCACCCATCGGGGGCGTTTGCCACCGGGCAAAGATCACGCTGAAAGAGTAG
- a CDS encoding DivIVA domain-containing protein, with amino-acid sequence MKITPIEIRQHTFEKGLRGYRAEDVDAFLVSLSQEWERVTSDYKMLKMQLELAEKELNKLREVEMTLFRTLKTAEDTSTQITEQANKAAEQYLADARQKADEMLADARKRSTLMVQDAENQARYLKDNILNDMKALEHDFKALENYKENLAQQIRALASNAVDSVDRFEKKFAKQNLKGKIDEVTSQIKEESKQAENAVQPEPQAETSEQPVADLPPLVERETAIPEAIPVDEELVAKLDDAIHNADAAMPHGAERVVDDTVVESAAVQEQAATTEPTTEEPKKGGSFFDQI; translated from the coding sequence ATGAAAATCACGCCTATTGAAATCCGGCAACACACGTTTGAGAAAGGATTGCGCGGTTATAGAGCCGAAGACGTTGACGCCTTTTTGGTTTCGCTCTCACAAGAATGGGAGCGCGTAACCAGCGACTATAAAATGCTGAAAATGCAGCTCGAACTGGCAGAAAAAGAGCTTAACAAGCTGAGAGAGGTGGAAATGACCCTATTTCGCACGCTCAAAACTGCCGAAGACACCAGCACTCAAATAACGGAGCAGGCTAACAAAGCCGCCGAACAATACCTTGCCGATGCCCGCCAAAAAGCCGACGAGATGCTGGCCGATGCCCGCAAACGCTCGACGCTGATGGTGCAGGACGCTGAAAATCAGGCCCGATACCTGAAAGACAACATCCTGAACGACATGAAGGCGCTGGAGCACGACTTCAAGGCTCTGGAGAATTACAAGGAAAACCTTGCTCAACAAATTCGCGCGTTAGCCAGCAATGCCGTTGACAGCGTAGATCGGTTTGAGAAAAAGTTTGCCAAACAAAATTTGAAAGGTAAAATCGACGAAGTTACCTCGCAGATTAAAGAGGAAAGTAAACAGGCTGAAAACGCTGTTCAGCCAGAGCCACAGGCCGAAACATCCGAACAGCCGGTTGCTGACCTGCCGCCGTTGGTAGAGCGGGAAACCGCCATACCCGAAGCAATTCCGGTTGATGAAGAACTGGTCGCTAAATTAGACGACGCCATTCATAACGCTGATGCTGCCATGCCACACGGCGCAGAGCGTGTTGTAGATGATACGGTGGTTGAATCTGCCGCTGTTCAGGAACAGGCTGCAACTACTGAGCCGACGACCGAAGAACCGAAAAAAGGCGGGTCTTTTTTCGATCAAATTTAA
- a CDS encoding WD40 repeat domain-containing protein: MHIQKIDTFGGHRDCVYTLEGGTNPNEFFSAGGDGLVVRWRLDRPDQGELVANMPASVYALARHAGSGLLWVGQNYEGLHLIDTAQKQEVRSLKLTSAAIFDIKFYKNDAFVALGDGVVVVIDTEQMAVRKHLKASGQSARCIAINPVERDLAVGYSDNSIRIFDLASYELKHVIPAHANSVFTLAYSPHFRFLLSAGRDAHLKIWDVEQQYALHQDVVAHLFAINHLAFNPDGTLFATASMDKSVKIWDAETFRLLKVVDRARHAGHGTSINKLLWTTYQQQLLSASDDRTVSVWQVSLP; the protein is encoded by the coding sequence ATGCATATACAAAAAATTGACACCTTTGGCGGGCACCGCGATTGCGTGTACACACTTGAGGGCGGAACCAACCCCAATGAATTCTTCTCGGCAGGGGGCGACGGGCTTGTGGTGCGGTGGCGGCTCGACCGACCCGATCAGGGCGAGTTGGTAGCTAATATGCCCGCGTCGGTCTATGCATTGGCCCGTCATGCCGGCAGTGGGCTGTTGTGGGTAGGTCAGAATTACGAAGGACTACACCTGATCGACACAGCCCAGAAGCAGGAGGTTCGATCACTTAAGCTAACATCGGCGGCTATCTTCGACATTAAATTTTATAAGAACGACGCCTTTGTTGCTTTAGGCGATGGCGTTGTGGTGGTAATAGATACCGAACAAATGGCCGTTCGGAAGCATCTGAAAGCATCGGGCCAATCGGCGCGTTGCATTGCCATTAATCCCGTTGAGCGCGATTTGGCAGTTGGCTATAGCGATAATAGCATTCGTATTTTTGATTTGGCAAGTTATGAACTAAAGCACGTCATACCGGCCCATGCCAACTCTGTATTTACGCTGGCGTACTCGCCCCACTTCCGATTTCTGCTGTCGGCGGGGCGTGATGCCCATCTGAAAATCTGGGACGTTGAACAACAGTACGCGCTGCATCAGGACGTAGTGGCGCATTTATTCGCAATAAATCACCTTGCGTTTAACCCTGATGGCACGTTGTTTGCGACGGCCAGCATGGATAAGTCCGTGAAAATCTGGGATGCCGAAACCTTCCGGCTCCTGAAAGTAGTTGACCGCGCCCGGCATGCCGGGCATGGCACATCGATTAATAAATTATTATGGACTACTTATCAGCAACAGCTACTTTCGGCCAGCGACGACCGCACCGTTTCGGTTTGGCAGGTGAGTTTACCGTAA
- a CDS encoding 4'-phosphopantetheinyl transferase family protein, whose product MPPFLQIAPNCTALLSPIVDDELTLRAGLRLTVPELAELARISHPAQRVEWLACRVAVRQLAEEYGITYAGLHKDEYGKPYLIGVNAHISLSHTGGWAAAVLHQSRPVGIDVEPVRDQFTRVVPRVLSASEIAHANGDPNRLAVYWCAKECLYKLYGKRQLTFREHLYIDPFADGANRLTGHVRLPDHEETLDIHCFRIGPGLLTVAF is encoded by the coding sequence TTGCCACCTTTCCTACAAATCGCGCCCAACTGCACGGCTTTGCTTAGCCCGATTGTCGATGATGAATTAACGCTTCGCGCCGGGCTGCGGCTCACTGTACCCGAACTGGCCGAATTGGCCCGCATCAGCCACCCGGCGCAACGCGTAGAGTGGCTGGCCTGTCGGGTAGCCGTTCGACAATTAGCTGAAGAATACGGTATTACATACGCTGGACTGCACAAAGATGAGTATGGAAAGCCGTACCTTATTGGGGTCAATGCGCATATTTCGCTGTCACATACGGGGGGGTGGGCTGCTGCGGTGCTGCACCAGTCGCGCCCGGTTGGTATCGACGTAGAGCCGGTGCGCGATCAGTTTACGCGGGTAGTGCCGCGCGTGTTGTCGGCATCAGAAATTGCCCACGCCAACGGCGACCCAAACCGATTGGCCGTATACTGGTGCGCCAAAGAATGTTTGTATAAACTTTATGGGAAACGCCAGCTTACCTTTCGCGAACACCTCTACATCGACCCTTTTGCCGACGGTGCCAACCGGCTCACAGGCCACGTGCGCCTACCCGACCACGAAGAAACGTTAGACATTCACTGTTTCAGAATCGGACCGGGGCTACTAACAGTAGCGTTCTAA
- a CDS encoding transglutaminase-like domain-containing protein gives MNDNELKALISLLDDEDREVVEHVEQRIRQIGGPMIPLLETEWEGSFNPALQKRIEELIHDLQYESVLERIRDWKNGGAMDLLEGLWIIATYQYPDLSLDKLRQEVEQLFYDVWVDFRPDMHPDEQVRAMNTAFFSKLKFAPNTKHFHSPANSMINQVLDTRRGNPITLCVLYMLIAQRLNLPIYGVNLPNLFVLTYKNSNGVQFYINVFNRGLVFTKKDIDQYIDQLNLKRLDTFYQPCTNADIVRRVLRNLTLAFEKNGDTERVREVEAILNAVKDEGDGLPLSDYTQR, from the coding sequence ATGAACGATAACGAACTCAAAGCCCTGATTTCGCTCTTAGACGACGAGGACCGTGAAGTAGTAGAGCATGTAGAGCAGCGAATCCGGCAAATTGGCGGGCCGATGATTCCTCTTCTGGAAACCGAATGGGAGGGCAGCTTTAACCCGGCATTACAAAAACGCATCGAAGAATTAATCCACGATTTACAATACGAGTCGGTTCTCGAACGCATCCGCGACTGGAAAAACGGGGGAGCGATGGACCTGCTCGAGGGTTTGTGGATCATAGCTACCTACCAATACCCCGACCTCTCGCTCGACAAACTGCGGCAGGAAGTGGAACAACTGTTCTACGACGTTTGGGTCGATTTTCGGCCCGATATGCACCCCGACGAGCAGGTTCGGGCTATGAACACGGCTTTTTTCTCGAAGCTCAAATTCGCGCCCAATACCAAGCATTTCCACTCGCCCGCCAACTCGATGATCAATCAGGTACTCGACACGCGCCGGGGCAATCCGATTACGTTGTGTGTGCTGTACATGCTGATTGCCCAACGGCTGAATCTGCCCATCTACGGCGTTAACCTGCCCAACCTGTTTGTACTGACTTACAAAAACAGCAACGGCGTTCAGTTTTACATCAACGTGTTCAACCGGGGGCTGGTCTTTACCAAAAAAGACATCGATCAATACATCGATCAGTTGAATCTCAAACGGTTAGACACGTTCTACCAACCCTGCACCAACGCCGATATTGTACGGCGGGTGTTGCGCAATCTAACGCTGGCGTTCGAGAAAAACGGCGATACCGAACGCGTCCGCGAAGTTGAAGCCATCCTGAACGCCGTTAAAGACGAAGGCGATGGCCTGCCGCTGTCCGACTACACGCAGCGGTAA
- the galE gene encoding UDP-glucose 4-epimerase GalE — protein MASSGNSPKILVTGGAGFIGSHTVVALVEAGFEPVIVDNFDNSQKSALDGLRAILGRDVICYDADCNDAPTMEAIFRDESFRGVIHFAAHKAVGESVAKPLKYYRNNLDSLMLLLDLMPKYNVPNLVFSSSCTVYGQPERLPVTEETPRRPAQSPYGNTKAISEDIIRDVVQANTPIKALALRYFNPVGAHPSALIGELPLGVPANLVPYLMQTAAGIRQNLTVHGNDYNTPDGTCIRDYIHVMDLAEAHVQAVNVLSKSSDERSYDVLNIGTGHGETVLHIIKTFEEATGVSLRYTIGPRRPGDVEQVYADVTKAQTVLGWTARRSLAESLRDAWRWQKKLSSNVVES, from the coding sequence TTGGCTTCTTCTGGCAATTCTCCCAAAATTCTGGTAACTGGCGGAGCTGGTTTCATTGGCTCCCACACGGTGGTTGCGCTGGTCGAGGCTGGTTTCGAGCCGGTCATTGTCGATAACTTCGATAACTCCCAAAAATCGGCTCTCGACGGTTTGCGGGCCATACTGGGCCGCGACGTGATCTGCTACGATGCCGACTGCAACGACGCCCCGACAATGGAAGCCATTTTTCGGGATGAATCGTTTCGGGGCGTTATTCATTTTGCCGCTCATAAAGCCGTTGGCGAATCAGTGGCAAAACCGCTCAAGTACTACCGCAATAACCTCGATTCGCTGATGTTGTTGCTCGACCTGATGCCGAAATACAACGTGCCGAATTTAGTGTTCTCGTCGTCCTGCACCGTATATGGACAGCCGGAACGCCTTCCGGTCACAGAAGAAACGCCCCGGCGTCCGGCACAGTCGCCCTATGGTAATACCAAAGCCATCAGCGAAGACATTATCCGGGACGTGGTTCAGGCCAATACGCCTATCAAGGCACTGGCGTTGCGGTACTTCAATCCTGTTGGCGCACACCCGTCGGCCCTGATTGGCGAGCTGCCGCTGGGGGTTCCGGCCAATCTGGTGCCGTATCTGATGCAAACAGCCGCCGGTATTCGGCAAAACCTGACGGTTCACGGGAACGATTACAACACGCCCGACGGCACCTGCATCCGCGACTACATTCATGTAATGGACCTGGCCGAAGCACACGTGCAGGCAGTGAATGTTCTAAGCAAATCCTCCGATGAGCGCAGCTACGACGTGCTGAACATTGGTACGGGGCATGGCGAAACGGTGCTCCACATCATTAAAACGTTTGAGGAAGCAACGGGCGTTTCGCTCAGGTACACCATTGGCCCGCGCCGACCGGGCGACGTTGAGCAGGTATATGCCGATGTGACAAAAGCACAGACCGTGCTGGGCTGGACCGCCCGCCGGAGCCTGGCCGAGTCATTGCGGGATGCCTGGCGTTGGCAGAAAAAATTAAGTTCTAACGTTGTAGAATCATAA